One window from the genome of Elaeis guineensis isolate ETL-2024a chromosome 5, EG11, whole genome shotgun sequence encodes:
- the LOC105044518 gene encoding ABC transporter G family member 6-like translates to MSRFVDKLPFFDRRSTSPMEEAEDIGRSGLLVRHSHPTATLGQLLNRVGDVRAGDSAESSPAHHVLELGGMGGPPADGNLCPTPLHFVLSFTDLTYSVKNPKKLSFFPFFRKNRLSTDPVTAGEGPEAFSRTKTLLDSISGEAREGEILAVLGASGSGKSTLIDALANRIARESLRGSITLNGENLEGRLLKVISAYVMQDDLLFPMLTVEETLMFSAEFRLPRTLSTAKKRARVEALIDQLGLRRAANTIIGDEGHRGVSGGERRRVSIGMDIIHDPILLFLDEPTSGLDSTSAFMVVKVLQRIAHSGSIVIMSVHQPSYRILGLLDRLIFLSRGQTVYSGAPDGLPSFFSDLGHPMPENENPTEFALDLIRELESTPAGCRSLVEYNKSRQATKPSLTEKPSLSLKDAISASISRGKLVSGATEGTSPASSVPTFANPFWIEMAVLTKRSATNTRRTPELFGIRLGAVLLTGFILATIFWRLDNSPKGAQERLGFFAIAMSTMFYTCADALPVFLQERYIFMRETAYNAYRRSSYVLSNAIVGFPSLVVLSIAFALTTFFAVGLAGGASGFFFFFLIILASFWAGSGFVTFLSGVISHVMVGYTVVVAILAYFLLFSGFFINRDRIPDYWIWFHYLSLVKYPYEAVLQNEFDDTTKCFVRGVQMFDNTPLGSLPTAVKLNVLKAMSNTLGVSITGNTCITTGSDILKQQGITDLSKWNCLWVTVAWGFFFRVLFYFTLLVGSKNKRR, encoded by the coding sequence ATGTCACGGTTCGTGGACAAGCTCCCCTTCTTCGATCGTCGGTCGACCTCGCCGATGGAAGAAGCCGAGGACATCGGCCGCAGCGGCCTCCTCGTCCGCCACTCCCACCCCACCGCCACCCTCGGCCAGCTCCTCAACCGCGTCGGCGACGTCCGCGCCGGCGACAGCGCAGAAAGCTCCCCCGCCCACCACGTCCTCGAGCTCGGCGGCATGGGTGGCCCTCCTGCTGACGGTAACCTCTGCCCCACTCCCCTCCACTTCGTCCTCTCCTTCACCGACCTCACTTACAGCGTCAAGAACCCCAAGAAGCTTTCGTTCTTCCCCTTCTTCCGCAAGAACCGGCTCTCCACGGATCCGGTCACCGCTGGTGAGGGACCCGAGGCCTTCTCCCGGACCAAGACTCTCCTGGACTCCATCTCCGGCGAGGCCAGGGAGGGCGAGATCTTGGCCGTACTGGGGGCGAGCGGGTCCGGTAAGTCTACCCTCATCGACGCTCTGGCGAATCGGATCGCCAGGGAGAGCTTAAGAGGTTCCATAACTCTCAATGGAGAAAACCTCGAAGGCCGGCTTCTGAAGGTGATCTCGGCCTACGTGATGCAAGACGATCTCTTGTTCCCCATGCTGACGGTGGAGGAGACGCTGATGTTCTCGGCCGAGTTCCGGCTGCCGCGCACCCTCTCCACAGCCAAGAAGCGGGCCCGTGTGGAGGCGCTCATCGACCAGCTCGGCCTCCGGCGGGCGGCGAACACCATCATCGGCGACGAGGGCCACCGCGGGGTCTCCGGTGGGGAGCGGCGCCGCGTGTCCATCGGTATGGACATCATCCACGACCCCATCCTCCTCTTCCTCGACGAGCCCACCTCCGGCCTCGACTCCACCAGCGCCTTCATGGTGGTCAAAGTCCTCCAACGCATCGCCCACAGCGGCAGCATCGTCATCATGTCCGTCCACCAACCCAGCTACCGCATCCTCGGCCTTCTCGACCGTCTGATCTTTCTCTCCCGTGGCCAGACCGTCTACAGCGGGGCCCCCGACGGTCTCCCTTCCTTCTTCTCCGACTTGGGCCATCCGATGCCGGAGAACGAGAACCCGACCGAGTTCGCCCTCGACCTCATCCGCGAGCTTGAGAGCACCCCGGCCGGCTGCAGGTCTCTAGTCGAGTACAACAAATCCCGGCAAGCTACGAAGCCCTCCCTCACCGAGAAGCCCTCGCTTTCCCTGAAGGATGCCATCAGCGCCAGCATCTCCCGTGGCAAGCTCGTCTCCGGTGCCACCGAAGGCACCAGCCCGGCCTCCTCCGTCCCGACGTTCGCcaaccccttctggatcgagatGGCCGTGCTGACCAAGCGCTCGGCCACCAACACCCGTCGCACGCCGGAATTATTCGGCATCCGTCTCGGCGCCGTGCTGCTCACCGGATTCATCCTGGCCACCATCTTCTGGCGGCTCGACAATTCTCCCAAGGGAGCGCAGGAACGTCTCGGCTTCTTCGCCATCGCCATGTCGACCATGTTCTACACTTGCGCGGACGCCCTCCCCGTCTTCCTCCAAGAACGCTACATCTTCATGCGAGAAACTGCATACAATGCTTACCGCCGCTCCTCCTACGTCCTCTCCAACGCCATCGTCGGCTTTCCGTCGTTGGTCGTCCTCTCGATCGCCTTCGCCCTCACCACATTCTTTGCGGTCGGCCTCGCCGGCGGTGCATCagggttcttcttcttcttcttgataatTCTCGCTTCCTTCTGGGCCGGGAGCGGCTTCGTGACGTTTCTCTCCGGCGTCATATCGCATGTGATGGTGGGCTACACCGTGGTGGTGGCCATACTGGCCTATTTCCTTCTCTTCAGTGGCTTCTTCATTAACCGGGACCGGATTCCAGACTACTGGATTTGGTTCCACTATCTATCCTTGGTGAAGTATCCCTATGAAGCGGTGCTGCAGAATGAGTTCGATGACACAACGAAGTGCTTCGTCCGAGGGGTTCAGATGTTCGACAACACGCCATTGGGGAGCTTGCCGACGGCGGTGAAATTGAACGTTCTGAAGGCCATGAGCAACACTCTGGGAGTGAGCATAACCGGCAACACATGCATCACCACCGGCTCCGATATATTGAAGCAGCAGGGGATTACTGACCTCAGTAAATGGAATTGTTTGTGGGTAACCGTGGCCTGGGGGTTCTTCTTTAGGGTGCTCTTTTACTTCACACTGCTTGTGGGGAGCAAAAACAAGAGGAGGTAG
- the LOC105044520 gene encoding LOW QUALITY PROTEIN: uncharacterized protein (The sequence of the model RefSeq protein was modified relative to this genomic sequence to represent the inferred CDS: inserted 1 base in 1 codon), whose product MPISDHEELGVNLLAQQSGDSIAGVPIKKRRFILSQFSSPTQTPSLPPEDSERPWKKLCILEAESSASESSAQPALGTDFITDGSLEAKGESLDNRDVDTACGHENHMESNVQELELKTAATAIKGTSVVKDSNMDDKSVLLSGMQNNQLLSTLKGPSELPVGDSSGEEKFASSDKSAFQRVASMSGWQLTSSRDGKDTGDSSVKQDKVDHLPLGVRHTIIHNNCSNLSSRFDPVHHCVNRSNWDLNVPMDTWDSSASVSVMAQDGHDGSTYGGMHKKKLETPPVRMTPGESSNMLQKSNSLRAGNFSRSSDDHNRADVGLDLQLKPPSRPELRINWGAMALPDLSLSLAGSTIDISSKAVKPEPYEEASQNDSWKVETVSLKSEGFRHVKPEPCDGSSQGKKDAELACSRDNKSACAGMVKSEPPEEPSQDSLKRLTGKSPDIESDNHRLMSYHAEGRPDASETKAMDLNSEAVSVDDDLHDGSKMPVSAGIPASKSGGATVGLVSQAVIPDSNKNDRGELHNSACLFQDEEGNDIKTSDLASKSQISEEKGLNSVSETCEVAGQASNSLTEPVVSGGEKEPAVFDGMSEGSAEMDCSDDDNNIASSNLVAVDEHQVDSYGNSKVGESSQERIHLSVDIQTKKSNYDGHGSISFHNANDAREKTLKKRDGDDEYEDRVRDSMLMSHGANMSLPKKGSKDVLGKETVDTFGPTGMPTVMRSNMDAKEKETELDEMKTGHSTEKIIRVLCNSNNDLNLSSTKDVHESSVMEIQKASSSKTKFIKTAHKITENHPLKEKGSELTSKSTGSTSAKNIAKSSEGDKGPRHEDTRGSVPSSKHLISSKKNSPLNGVAIKHIDGWDRNSEIKKVNSASNRSSFGNTKSPYARSISXLTERERLTDKLHWRERPQPRGARNDRCSDRTFKYESGKNEHQPVEKHGSDFINNRKADDRLGALYCNRNSGPPGDPELHEQKFFRFSRPYSRGEAAFAVESDGSVRNTGRIGRRLLENEPPRLSRFPPRRRSPVPREVLVPSDVQIAGPSVRDVSPSRYIGRDVPDPLLLSREEKIMRALPEDMMDPLPFPHPHPRLLYEHVDNDLIRRQRRSHSPIHRRIPARFHRAHSPHQWSPSRRLSDVLDGHPELIRCRSPPAFRMDRLRSPHQRPCFPEDVMVRRHGSPPPFPRLLDGMRDIHPLEEHDLPRPGRVLQRNIRRFDFVGPQESADEEYFGPSFPASQLHELEGDDEFVARKKFDERRGFLHPFVQRPIVSNDGENCLPYPVEDGPRPIRFCPEAEEMFPDRGSPQDFDGRIGNRIGNIPNRLRGMAERGDDYRYHGAPGWHEGGLNDARLKRRRL is encoded by the exons ATGCCGATATCTGATCATGAAGAG CTGGGAGTTAATCTTCTAGCTCAGCAGTCTGGTGATTCTATTGCAGGTGTTCCCATCAAGAAAAGACGAttcattttatctcaattttcatCTCCAACTCAAACACCATCTTTGCCGCCAGAAGATTCTGAAAGACCATGGAAAAAGTTATGTATCTTAGAGGCTGAGTCCTCTGCTTCAGAAAGTAGTGCCCAGCCTGCTTTAGGGACTGATTTCATCACCGATGGTTCCTTGGAGGCTAAAGGAGAGTCTCTGGATAACAGAGATGTAGATACGGCTTGTGGACATGAAAATCATATGGAGTCTAATGTTCAGGAACTGGAGCTTAAGACTGCTGCTACTGCTATCAAGGGAACCAGTGTTGTGAAAGATTCAAATATGGATGACAAATCTGTTTTATTGTCTGGTATGCAAAATAATCAACTTTTGTCGACACTCAAGGGGCCATCTGAGCTGCCCGTAGGTGACAGTAGTGGTGAAGAGAAATTTGCTTCAAGTGATAAATCTGCATTTCAAAGAGTTGCATCAATGTCTGGATGGCAGTTAACATCTTCAAGAGATGGGAAAGATACTGGAGATAGTTCTGTGAAGCAGGACAAAGTGGATCATCtgcctttgggtgtgaggcacACTATTATTCATAACAACTGTAGCAATTTGAGTTCAAGATTTGATCCTGTTCATCACTGTGTAAACAGGTCAAATTGGGACTTGAACGTTCCAATGGACACATGGGATTCCTCAGCAAGTGTTTCAGTCATGGCGCAAGATGGGCATGATGGTTCAACTTATGGAGGTATGCACAAGAAAAAGCTTGAGACACCCCCTGTGCGAATGACTCCTGGAGAATCCAGTAACATGCTTCAGAAAAGCAACAGCCTCAGAGCAGGCAACTTTTCTAGGAGTTCTGATGATCATAATAGGGCTGATGTTGGCCTAGATTTGCAGCTAAAACCACCTAGTAGACCTGAATTGCGCATCAACTGGGGAGCTATGGCTCTTCCTGATCTGAGTTTATCATTGGCAGGCAGTACAATAGATATATCAAGTAAAGCTGTAAAGCCTGAACCTTATGAGGAGGCAAGTCAAAATGACTCTTGGAAAGTTGAGACAGTTAGTCTGAAGTCAGAAGGTTTTAGGCATGTAAAACCTGAGCCATGTGATGGAAGTTCTCAAGGCAAAAAAGATGCTGAATTAGCGTGTTCCAGAGACAACAAATCAGCATGTGCTGGAATGGTGAAGTCAGAGCCACCAGAAGAGCCTTCTCAAGATTCCCTTAAGAGACTTACAGGTAAGTCACCTGATATCGAGAGTGATAATCATAGATTAATGTCATATCATGCAGAGGGGCGTCCGGATGCAAGTGAAACCAAGGCAATGGATTTGAATTCTGAAGCCGTTTCTGTTGATGATGATCTTCATGATGGCTCAAAAATGCCTGTGAGTGCAGGgatacctgcaagcaaaagtggAGGTGCTACTGTAGGTTTGGTTTCTCAAGCTGTCATTCCTGATTCTAACAAAAATGACCGTGGAGAATTGCATAATAGCGCTTGCCTTTTCCAAGATGAAGAAGGAAATGATATTAAGACTTCAGATTTGGCATCAAAATCCCAGATTTCTGAGGAAAAAGGATTAAATTCAGTCAGTGAAACATGTGAAGTTGCTGGTCAGGCTTCTAACTCACTTACTGAACCTGTAGTTTCTGGTGGGGAGAAGGAGCCTGCGGTATTTGATGGTATGTCTGAAGGGAGTGCAGAAATGGACTGTTcggatgatgataataatattGCTTCATCAAATTTAGTTGCAGTGGATGAGCATCAAGTGGATTCATATGGAAACAGCAAGGTAGGTGAAAGTTCTCAGGAGAGGATTCATTTATCTGTTgatattcaaacaaaaaaaagcaATTACGATGGACATGGATCAATTAGTTTTCATAATGCTAATGATGCTAGAGAGAAAACTCTTAAAAAGAGAGATGGTGATGATGAGTATGAAGACAGGGTGAGAGACTCTATGTTAATGTCACATGGTGCAAATATGAGTTTGCCCAAGAAAGGAAGTAAAGATGTACTTGGTAAGGAAACTGTTGACACCTTTGGACCTACAGGTATGCCAACAGTGATGCGGTCAAATATGGATGCAAAGGAAAAAGAAACAGAACTTGACGAGATGAAGACTGGTCACAGTACTGAAAAAATAATTCGTGTCTTATGCAATAGTAACAATGATTTAAACTTGAGTTCAACAAAAGATGTGCATGAATCATCAGTTATGGAAATCCAAAAAGCTTCTTCCAGTAAAACTAAATTTATTAAGACTGCTCATAAGATCACAGAGAATCATCCTCTGAAGGAGAAAGGCTCAGAATTGACATCAAAATCAACTGGATCAACTAGTGCAAAAAACATTGCAAAAAGTAGCGAGGGTGATAAAGGTCCCCGACACGAGGATACCAGAGGTTCTGTTCCATCTTCTaagcatttgatttcatcaaaaaagaatTCACCTTTAAATGGTGTTGCAATCAAACATATTGATGGTTGGGATAGGAACAGCGAAATTAAGAAGGTAAATTCAGCTTCAAATAGATCATCATTTGGAAATACTAAGTCTCCTTATGCCAGGTCAATTT TTCTAACTGAGAGAGAAAGATTAACCGATAAATTGCATTGGCGGGAGAGGCCACAACCTAGGGGGGCAAG GAATGACAGGTGCAGTGACCGGACATTTAAATATGAAAGCGGGAAGAATGAACATCAGCCAGTTGAGAAACATGGATCTGATTTTATTAACAACAGGAAAGCTGACGACCGGTTAGGTGCTTTATATTGCAATCGAAATTCTGGCCCTCCAGGCGATCCTGAACTTCATGAGCAGAAATTTTTCCGATTTTCAAGGCCTTATAGTAGAGGTGAAGCTGCCTTTGCTGTTGAATCCGATGGTTCTGTGAGAAATACGGGTAGGATCGGGAGAAGGCTTCTGGAAAATGAACCACCACGCCTTTCTCGTTTTCCACCTAGAAGGCGGTCTCCTGTACCTAGAGAAGTGCTGGTACCATCGGATGTCCAAATTGCTGGCCCTTCTGTGAGAGATGTTAGCCCCAGTAGGTATATCGGGAGGGATGTCCCTGATCCTCTTCTACTGTCCCGTGAAGAGAAGATTATGAGAGCTTTGCCAGAAGACATGATGGATCCCTTACCATTCCCACACCCACATCCACGCCTGCTATATGAGCATGTTGACAATGATCTCATTCGGAGACAGAGACGGAGCCACTCACCTATTCACAGAAGGATTCCTGCACGTTTCCATCGAGCACACTCTCCTCATCAGTGGTCTCCATCTAGAAGGTTATCTGATGTCTTAGATGGACATCCAGAACTAATAAGATGTAGATCACCACCTGCTTTTAGAATGGACAGGCTGAGATCACCTCATCAACGTCCCTGTTTTCCTGAAGATGTGATGGTTAGAAGGCATggttctcctcctcctttccctAGATTACTCGATGGTATGAGAGATATTCATCCTTTGGAGGAGCATGATTTGCCAAGGCCTGGCAGGGTTTTACAGAGGAACATTAGGAGGTTTGATTTTGTTGGCCCTCAAGAGTCTGCAGATGAGGAGTATTTTGGACCTTCTTTCCCTGCAAGTCAACTTCATGAACTTGAGGGGGATGACGaatttgttgcaagaaagaagttTGATGAGAGACGTGGTTTTCTTCATCCTTTCGTACAGCGACCCATTGTTTCAAATGATGGAGAGAATTGCCTTCCGTATCCCGTTGAGGATGGTCCAAGGCCTATTAGATTTTGCCCTGAAGCTGAAGAAATGTTTCCTGATAGAGGCAGTCCTCAAGACTTTGATGGGCGCATTGGAAACCGAATTGGGAACATACCCAACAGACTAAGAGGCATGGCAGAGCGAGGTGATGATTACAGGTACCATGGTGCGCCGGGATGGCATGAGGGTGGTTTAAATGATGCCAGGTTAAAGAGGAGAaggctctaa
- the LOC105044521 gene encoding histone H4 → MSGRGKGGKGLGKGGAKRHRKVLRDNIQGITKPAIRRLARRGGVKRISGLIYEETRGVLKIFLENVIRDAVTYTEHARRKTVTAMDVVYALKRQGRTLYGFGG, encoded by the coding sequence ATGTCCGGCCGCGGGAAGGGAGGCAAAGGATTGGGAAAGGGTGGCGCAAAGCGGCATCGCAAGGTCCTCCGGGATAACATCCAGGGGATCACGAAGCCAGCGATCCGGCGTTTGGCGAGGCGGGGTGGGGTGAAGCGGATCAGTGGCTTGATCTACGAGGAGACCAGGGGTGTTCTCAAGATCTTCTTGGAGAATGTGATCCGGGACGCCGTCACCTACACCGAGCACGCCCGCCGGAAGACTGTCACCGCCATGGACGTCGTCTACGCCCTCAAGAGGCAGGGCCGGACACTCTATGGATTCGGTGGTTAG